Below is a genomic region from Azoarcus sp. KH32C.
GCGCGCGCATCGTCTGCGGCGCCAAGGCCTATGTCTGCACCGCCGCGCGCCATGTCGCGAACGAGGCGGTGCAGATGCACGGCGGCCTCGGCATCACCGAGGAGCTCGACGTGAGCCACTATTTCCGGCGGCTGATGGTCAACGCCGCCCTGTTCGGCAGCCGCGACGAACACTTCGCGCGCTTCCTCGCCGCGACCGCAAACCCCAACCCGCACCCCACGCCGGAGGGCATCCCAGCATGACCGACAGCATCGCAGCGGCCCCGACCGCGTTGTTCGACATCTCGGGCAGGATTGCCCTCGTGACCGGAGCCTTCGGCGGGCTCGGCCGCGATTTCGCGCACGACCTCGGCCGCGCCGGCGCCACCGTCGTGCTCGCCGGGCGCCGCATCGAGCAGGGGCGCGAGGTCGCCGCACGCTTTGCCGAAGAGGGCATCGTCGCGCATGCAGTCGCGATGGACGTCACGCGGCCGGAGAGTGTCGAGGATGCGCTCGCGAGCATCGTCGCGAGCGTCGGCGTGCCCGACATCCTGGTGAACAACGCCGGTGTTACCCAGACCAAGCCGCTACTGGACGTGGAGGAGCAGGACTGGAACGGCGTCATCGACGTTAACCTCAACGGTTCGTGGCGTGTCGCCCAGCACGTCGCGCGCGCGATGAAGGATGCCGGCAAGGCGGGCAGCATCATCAACATCTCGTCGATCCTCGGCCTGCGCGTCGCTCAGCAGCTGCCCGCGTATTCGGCGTCGAAGGCCGCGCTGATTCAGCTTACGAAGGCGATGGCGCTCGAGCTCGCGCGCTACGGCATCCGCGTCAATGCGCTGGCGCCCGGCTACGTCGAGACGCCACTGAATGCGGACTTCTTCGGAAGTGACGCGGGCAAGGCGCTGATCAAGCGCATTCCGCTGCGGCGCCTCGGCCGCGGCGGCGAACTCACCGGCCCGCTGCTGCTGCTCGCGTCCGACGCGTCGTCGTACATGACCGGCGCGGTGCTGGTCGTCGATGGCGGGCATATGGTCAATACGCTATGACGGCGAAGGTGTTGGTCGAACGGCACGGCGCGGTCGCGCGCATCGTGCTCAACATGCCCGAAGCGCTGAACGCGATCGGTCCGGAAATGGCGCGTGAGTTCTCGCAGGTCGCCGCGGAAGTGGCCGAGGATCCGGCGTTGCGCTGCGTGGTCGTCACCGGCGCCGGGCCGCACTTCATGGCCGGCGGCGACATCCGATGCTTCGCCGAGTGGCTGGAGTTGCCCGCGGCGCAACGGGATGCCCACCTCGGCGCGCTGATCTCGGACGTCAGCGACGCGGTGAGCAGCCTGCGCACGATGGCCAAGCCGGTGATCGGTGCTGTGCGCGGCGCCGTCGCCGGCTTCGGCTTTTCGCTGATGTGCGCGTGCGACCTCGTCATTGCGAGCGAGACGACGAACTGCAAGCTCGCATACTGCCAGCTCGCGGCGTCGCCCGATGGCGGCGGCAGCCACACGCTGCCGCGTCTCGTGGGTGTGCGCAAGGCGATGGAGATCGCGCTGCTCGACGAGCGCATCGATGCCGCGCGGGCGCTCGAACTCGGCCTCGTAAGCCGCGTCGTTGCCGACACGGCGCTCGACGATGAGACGATGACGCTCGCGCAACGCCTCGCCGGCCAGGCGACCGGAGCCTTCGGGCGCACGAAGCGGCTTTTCAATGCGTCGCTCGACAACGATCTGCCAACCCAACTCGAAGCCGAGCGGCAGGCTTTCGTCGCGGGGGCCGCATCGCAGGATTTCGCCGAGGCGGTCGCGGCCTTCCTCGGCCGGCGTAAGCCAGAATTTCATGGCCGATAGGACGGCCGCCGAAGTAGTCAATAGCGCACGCGGGACAGATGCCGTCGGGCCCGTAGCGCCGGTCATGGGGGCAGGGGAATTCGTCGCCTTCATCGCTGCCGGACTGGTGGTCGGCGCTGTCGCGGTCGACCTGATGCTGCCGGCACTGCACGCCATCGGCGACGAGTTCGGCTTGGCCCGTTCGAACCTCAGCCAGGCGGTCATCGCCGTCCTTCTTATCGGCATCGGGCCGGCCCAGCTGCTGTTCGGCCCGCTTAGCGATCGTTATGGCAGGCGGCCGATGTTCCTCGCGGGGCTATTGATCTTCGTGGGCGGCAGTGTCATCGCCGCGTTGGCGCCGACCTTCGAAATGCTGCTCGCCGGCCGCTTGCTGCAAGGTTTCGGCGTCGGCGCGGTGCGCGTGGTGACTTTGTCGATCGCCCGCGATCGCCATGGCGGCATGCAGCTCGCGCGTGTGATGTCGCTTGCGATGACCGGCCTGCTGTTGGAGCCGGTGCTCGCCCCGATGTTGGGGCAACTGCTGCTGAACCTCGCGTCCTGGCGCTGGCTGCTTGCGACCGTGGCTGGGGTCGGGGTCGCGACGCTGGCGTGGGCGTGGTTGCGGCTCGGCGAGTCGCTGGCGCACGGGCGGCGGCGGACGATTTCGCCGGCCTCGCTCGTCGCCGCCTACCGTACTGTCGCCAGGACGCCGGCGGCCGTGGTCGGCATCCTGATATTCGGCCTCATATTAGGCGCCCAGCTGGGCTTCCTGTCGTCGGCGCAAGGTATCTTCCAGGTCACCTACGCCGCCGGCGTGCGCTTCACGCCGCTGTTGGCGCTCGTGTCGTCGGCGACAGTGATCGCGTCATTCGCGAATGCCCGCTTGGTGCGCCGGCACGGCAGCCGGCGATTGATCCAATGCGCCTTGTGCGCGCTCGTCGTCGTCAATGCTGCAACGTTGGCGCTTGCCGCGGTCGGTGGAGCATCGCTGCCGGTATTCATGTTGCTGCAGGCCTGCGGCATGTTTGCGTTCGGACTGCTCCTGCCGAACCTGACCGCGATGGTGATGAATCCGCTGGGGAGCATTGCGGGAACCGCCGCATCGGTGTTCGGCTTCATCTCGACGACGATCGCCGCGCCGATCAGCTTCCTTGTCGGCTTTCTCTTCGACGGCACGATCCGTCCGGTTGCGGGCGCCTACGTGACGATCGGCCTGCTGTCCCTGTTGATCCTGACCCGATACCGGCAGGAGGGGTAGGCGGCGGGCTGAGCGGTTCGTGTCGCGCCGCCGGATTCCGGATCAGGATCGTTACAGCGTCCCGCCGTCGAGCTGAATGATCGCGCCGGTGGTGTAGCTGGAGCGCGGGCTCGCCAGATAGAGCGCGCTCGACACGATTTCTTCCGGCCGACCGATGCGCTTGACTGCCGACGGGGCATTGCGGTCGTAATCATCGCGCCAGCTGCGGGAGATGTCGGTCCAGAAGGGACCGGCCATGATCGCGTTGACGCGCACCGCGGGCCCGAACTCCATCGCCTGCGAGCGCGTCACGATGTTGAGCGCGCCCTTCGCCGCGGCGTAGACGGGGTACACCGGTTCAGGACGGATCGCCGCCGTGCTCGTGATGTTGATGATCGAACCACCGCCGGCCGCGCGCATGTGCTCGGCGACCAGCGCGGACAGGCGGAACGGCCCCTTCAGATTGACCGCCATGATCTTGTCGAAAAGCTCTTCGCTGACCGCGGCGGAGGATTCGGCAACGGGCGCGATGCCGGCGTTGTTCACCAGCACATCGATGCGGCCGAAGGCCTCCAGGGCGCCCTCGACGAGCCGCGGCAGCTCATCCCATTTGCCGACGTGACAGCCGATGGCGACGGCACGGCGCCCCAGGTGCTCGATTTCGGCAACCGCCCCTGCGCAGCTTTCCGCGGAACGGCTCGTTGCGACGATATTTGCGCCGCATTCGGCGAAGCCGAGGGCCATCGCGCGACCCAGCCCGCGACTCGCGCCCGTCACGAGGACGACCTTGTCGGTGAAATCGGTGTAGTTATTCTGCATGGCAGGCAATCTCCTTGAGTCAGGGAAAACGTCGTTCCGCGAGCATCTCGTCGGGTTTCGTGTCGTAGCGTCGCCGCGAGTTCGGGATCGGGATCGCGTGCTCACGCTGTGCCGGCTGGAAGGAATAGCACACTGGCGCCTGGCCGAGCTCGGCGGCCGAGCCGAGATGCTCGATCTTGATCCGCCGCCCGTTCGAGACGAAGGCGACGCGGCGCAGGACCAGCGCCTGCTCCGCCTCCTCTGCGTCGAGGGTCTCGGTCCAGTCGCGGAAGCCGTGGTAGATCGTGCGGCCGGCGTGGCGCGCCGGGGCCATGATGCGGTCCTCGTGGAGATCCCACTGCAGCACGACCGCACCGTCGCGGCATAGCGTCGCGCGCAGCCAACCGGCCGGGGCATCCGGGCGCAGCGTCGCGAGCGGTTCGACCGTGCCGTGATAGCGGCGGTGGCTCCGGCCGGCATGCGCGTGGGCGACCATCAGGCTCGCGAGGTCGAAGAGGTGCGTGCATTGCAGGCGCACATCGGCGAGCGTGCCGAGCTGCGATGCCCGGGGCAGAAGCGGCTTGCCGATCAGTGCTTGCAGCGGGCGACCCGCCTCGGCGCAGGTCGACCACGGGTAGCGGGCGGCCTCCATCCGCAATTCCCGGATGTGCGTACCGTCATGGACGAGGGTCAGCCCGAAATGGTGGGACTCGTCCTCCAGCCACCCGACGACGGTCTGTGCGTCGGGGGCATCGAGGTCGATCTGGCGTCGGTAGATCCCCTCGAAGGGGACGTCCGACATCTGATTGCGCCACAACATGGCGTGTGCCTACCGTTGCAGGATCGTCACGCCGCTGACGCCCGGCGCGCCATACACGTGGGTGTAGCCGAGACGCGGGTTGCCGGGCACCTGCCGGGCGCCCGCTTCCTGGCGCAGCTGCGTGCAGATCTCGATCACCTGGCGCAGGCCCGAGGCTCCGATCGGCTCGCCGTTGGCGAGGCAGCCGCCATCGGTGTTGATCGGGAGCCGTCCGCCGATCTCGGTTTCACCGTCGCGCAGCAGCCGTTCCTGCTCGCCGTGCTCGCAGAAGCCGTTTTCCGCCATGTGGATGATCTCGCTGCCGGAGTCGGTGTCCTGCAGCTGCAGGACGTCGATGTCGCGCGGGCCGACGCCGGCCTGCTCGAAGGCCGCGCGCGACGCGGTCACCGTCGGGGCCGGCGCCTGCTTCGCGGCCAGCGCGGGGCTGAAGACTTCGAAGGAGCCGTGGTGGCGCGTGCGCACGACGGCCGCCTTCACGATGATGGGCTTGGGGTGATAGCGCTTCGCGACGTCGGCAGGGCATAGCACGAGCGCGGCGCCGCCTTCGGCCGGATTGCAGAACATGTACTGGCGCAGCGGCAGGTTCACCGGCATCGATTCGGCGATTTCCTCGTAGCTCATCTCGCGCCGCCGCCACGCGGTCGGATTGAGCGCGCCATTGCGGAAGGCGCGCTGCGCGACGCGCACCAGGGACTCCTCGCTGATACCGTGCTCGTGCATGTAGCGCCGCGTCTTGAGCGCGAAGAACTGGGTGGTCAGCATCAGGCCCGTCTCGCCATACCAGTCGGGCAGGCCCCAGTCGCGCGGATGCGGGTTGAAGGCGCCACGCGGATGCTTGTCGAAGCCGACGGCCACCGCGAACTCGGCCGTGCCGGAACGGATCGCCGCGACCGCGCTCGCGAGCGCACTGCCGCCGGTGGCGCAGCCGTTGGCGACATTCACGAAGGGCAGGCCGGTGAGGCCGAGGTCGTTGCACAGCGCGTCGGCGTTGCCGGCGTCGTGGCTGCCGCCGTAGGCGATGCCGATCGAATCCCAGCCGATGCCCGCGTCCTTGAGGGCGGCGCGCAGCGCGATCGCGCCCTGGGCGCGGCCGGTGAGCGTGTCGTGGCGGCCGAAGGGGTGCAGGCCGATGCCGATGATGGCGACGTCTTGAGCCATGAAGTGGTCCTCGTCAGGCGGATGTGGCCGGGCGGAAGGCGAAGGTGTGGATCTCGCCGTCGTCGGTCGTGCGATAGGGGATCAGGGTCAGCTCGAGCGGCATACCGATCGTGAGCTGCGATTCGTCGGCAATGGTCAGGCGCGATTCCACCTTGATGCCGCTGGCCATCTCGACGTAGCCGACGCCATACGGCCGGAAGCTCTCGGGCGTCTCGCCGCTGTTGTAGGGGGCCTTGGGCATGAAGCCCTGGATCGTCCACGACCACAGGGTCCCACGAGATCCGAGATCCTGCGGGCTCATGCGCGTCGCGGTGCAGCGGGTGCAGCTATCGGCGGCGGGGAAATACACCTCGCCGCATTCGTCGCAGCGGCTGCCGACGAGATGAGGGGTGTCGCCTTCGAACCGGACCAGGTCCGGGCCAGCCAGAACGGGATGAGGCATGTTGGTTCCCTTGTGTTGAATGGAGGGGAGGGACGCGGATGCGGCAGGACTTGTCATCCGGATTCGAGTCACCTATGATTCGAATCGATCCTACCGACCGGACGGTCGAGTGTCAACGCGATACCGGTCGGGTCCCAAGGTGTCTCACTTCGAAGGCTGCGCCCCCTCTCCTACGCAATATGCCTCGAAGCTTCGCCGTCCGGCGACATGGGTCCGCCGGACGGCTTTTTTTTGCGCACGTGGATTGGCGTCGACACCTGCTGCGTGAGTTGGGTGGGGGCAATTCGGAGATGCAAAAAAACTGCTTGTTGTCTGCATTTCGATGCATTAGTATTTGACTCGACCGACCGGTCGGGTCATCACAGGATGACCAGCTCGGAAGAACGGTATGTGGGCTTCATGAATAACTCTTACGAGAGGCGTTGAAAGCGATGTCACAGCGTGAAGTAGTCGTGTTGGGAGCCGCACGGACTCCCATCGGAACGTATGGCGGGACCCTGAAGGATGTCCCGCTCACGGAACTGGCCACCGTCGCCGTGAAGGCGGCCCTGCAGCGTTCGGGCGCGGCGCCGGACGCGATCGGGCACGTCGTGATGGGCAACGTCATTCCGACGGAGCCGCGCGACGCGTATCTGAGCCGGGTCGCCGCGATCGATTCGGGCATTCCCGAAACCGTCCCGGCCTTCAACGTCAATCGACTGTGCGGATCGGGGCTGCAGGCCATCGTCTCCGCGGCGCAGGCGATCCGCCTCGGCGACTGCGATCTCGCGATCGGTGCCGGTGCGGAGTCGATGACGCGCGGTCCCTACACCGTGCCGAACCTGCGCTGGGGCGCGCGAATGCTCGATGCGCGCCTCGTCGACTACATGAACGGCATCCTGCACGACCCGTGGAAGACGGTGCACATGGGGGTCACGGCGGAGAACGTCGCGGAGCGCTACGGCATCACCCGTGAGATGCAGGACGAGCTGGCGGCCGAGAGCCAGCGCCGTGCGGCGGTGGCGATCGTGGAGGGCTACTTCAAGGAGCAGATCGTCCCGGTCGACGTGAAGACGAAGAACGGAATCGTCCATTTCGATACCGATGAGCACGTGCGCTCCGGCGTGACCGTCGATGCCCTGGCAGCGATGAAGCCGATCTTCCGCAAGGAGGGCGGCACGGTCACGGCAGGCAACGCCTCCGGCCTCAATGACGGCGCCGGCGCGGTGGTGCTTGCGGAGGCAGGCCGTGCAGCGGCGCTCGGACTCAAACCCCTCGCGCGGCTGGTCGGATACGCCCACGCCGGCGTCGACCCGCTGTACATGGGCATCGGTCCGGTGCCTGCAACGCGACTGGTGCTCGAACGCACCGGCCTCAAGGTCGACGACCTTGACGTCATCGAATCGAACGAAGCCTTCGCGGCGCAGGCCTGCGCGGTGACGCGCGAGCTGGGGCTGGATCCGCGCAAGGTCAATCCGAACGGTTCGGGCATCTCCCTCGGCCATCCGGTCGGCGCGACCGGCGCAATCATCACCACCAAGGCGATCTACGAGCTGCACCGCACCGGCGGGCGCTACGCGCTGGTGACGATGTGCATCGGCGGCGGGCAGGGCATCGCCGCGATCTTCGAGCGGCTGTAACAGCGCGCGCGGCCGGACATTTTCAGCATTCAGAGCGGGGAGCGAAGTATGGGCATCAGCACGGTGGGCGTCCTTGGGGCGGGAACGATGGGCAACGGGATTGCCCAGGTGTGCGCGGTGGCGGGCCTGTCCGTCGTCATGGTCGACATCTCGGCCGACGCGGTGGGGAAGGGAGTCGCGACGATTTCCGGCAGCCTCGACCGCCTGATCAAGAAGGGGCAGCTCACGGCGGCGCAGAAGGGCGAATACCTCGACCGGATCCGCGGCACCACCGATTACGCTGACCTCGCTCGCACCGACCTCGTGATCGAGGCGGCGACCGAGAACGAGGCGCTCAAGCTGAAGATCCTCGCCCAGGTCGACGCGATCGTCGGGCCGGACGCCGTGATCGCAACCAACACCTCGTCGCTGTCGGTCACCCGCCTCGCGGCCGCGACCAAACGCCCCGAGCGCTTCGTCGGCATGCATTTCTTCAACCCCGTGCCGCTGATGGCGTTGGTCGAAGTGGTGCCGGGGCTACGTACCGCGCCGGAAACCGTGAAGGCCGTGGAGGGCTTCGTCGGCGCGATCGGCAAGACCTCGATCGTCGCGAAGAACAGCCCGGGTTTCGCGGTGAACCGCATCCTGTGCCCGATGATCAACGAGGCGGTCTTCGCGCTTCAGGAAGGGCTCGCCTCCGCCGAGGAGATCGACGCCGGCATGAAGCTCGGCTGCAACCAGCCAATCGGCCCGCTGGCGCTGGCCGACCTCATCGGGCTCGACACCATGCTGTCGGTGATGGAGATGTTCCACGCCGGCTTCAACGATCCGAAGTACCGGCCCGCGCCGCTCCTGAAGGAAATGGTCGATGCCGGCTTCCTTGGGCGCAAGAGCGGTCGCGGCTTCTTCGACTACGCCTGACCATCGGTCAACCATCTCGCGGGAGTCAGTCCAAGCATGAACTTTGATCTGTCGGAAGAGCTGTCGGCACTGCAGCAGAAGGTGCGCCGCTTCATCGCGGAGGAAATCATTCCCTACGAGCGCGACCCGCGCCAGACCGCGCACGGGCCGTCCGAGGAGCTGCGCGCGGAGCTGATCGCGAAGGCGCGCGCCGCGGAACTGCTGTCGGCGCACGTGTCGCAGGAATTCGGCGGCCTGGGCCTCGATCATCGCGCCAAGGCGGTGTTCTTCGAGGAGGCCGGATACTCGCTGCTGGGGCCGGTCGCGCTGAACATCGCGGCGCCGGACGAGGGCAACATGCACCTGATGGAGGTCGTCGCGCGTCCCGAACACAAGGAACGCTGGCTGCGCCCCCTCGCCGC
It encodes:
- a CDS encoding 3-hydroxybutyryl-CoA dehydrogenase — protein: MGISTVGVLGAGTMGNGIAQVCAVAGLSVVMVDISADAVGKGVATISGSLDRLIKKGQLTAAQKGEYLDRIRGTTDYADLARTDLVIEAATENEALKLKILAQVDAIVGPDAVIATNTSSLSVTRLAAATKRPERFVGMHFFNPVPLMALVEVVPGLRTAPETVKAVEGFVGAIGKTSIVAKNSPGFAVNRILCPMINEAVFALQEGLASAEEIDAGMKLGCNQPIGPLALADLIGLDTMLSVMEMFHAGFNDPKYRPAPLLKEMVDAGFLGRKSGRGFFDYA
- a CDS encoding thiolase family protein: MAQDVAIIGIGLHPFGRHDTLTGRAQGAIALRAALKDAGIGWDSIGIAYGGSHDAGNADALCNDLGLTGLPFVNVANGCATGGSALASAVAAIRSGTAEFAVAVGFDKHPRGAFNPHPRDWGLPDWYGETGLMLTTQFFALKTRRYMHEHGISEESLVRVAQRAFRNGALNPTAWRRREMSYEEIAESMPVNLPLRQYMFCNPAEGGAALVLCPADVAKRYHPKPIIVKAAVVRTRHHGSFEVFSPALAAKQAPAPTVTASRAAFEQAGVGPRDIDVLQLQDTDSGSEIIHMAENGFCEHGEQERLLRDGETEIGGRLPINTDGGCLANGEPIGASGLRQVIEICTQLRQEAGARQVPGNPRLGYTHVYGAPGVSGVTILQR
- a CDS encoding multidrug effflux MFS transporter gives rise to the protein MGAGEFVAFIAAGLVVGAVAVDLMLPALHAIGDEFGLARSNLSQAVIAVLLIGIGPAQLLFGPLSDRYGRRPMFLAGLLIFVGGSVIAALAPTFEMLLAGRLLQGFGVGAVRVVTLSIARDRHGGMQLARVMSLAMTGLLLEPVLAPMLGQLLLNLASWRWLLATVAGVGVATLAWAWLRLGESLAHGRRRTISPASLVAAYRTVARTPAAVVGILIFGLILGAQLGFLSSAQGIFQVTYAAGVRFTPLLALVSSATVIASFANARLVRRHGSRRLIQCALCALVVVNAATLALAAVGGASLPVFMLLQACGMFAFGLLLPNLTAMVMNPLGSIAGTAASVFGFISTTIAAPISFLVGFLFDGTIRPVAGAYVTIGLLSLLILTRYRQEG
- a CDS encoding SDR family NAD(P)-dependent oxidoreductase → MTDSIAAAPTALFDISGRIALVTGAFGGLGRDFAHDLGRAGATVVLAGRRIEQGREVAARFAEEGIVAHAVAMDVTRPESVEDALASIVASVGVPDILVNNAGVTQTKPLLDVEEQDWNGVIDVNLNGSWRVAQHVARAMKDAGKAGSIINISSILGLRVAQQLPAYSASKAALIQLTKAMALELARYGIRVNALAPGYVETPLNADFFGSDAGKALIKRIPLRRLGRGGELTGPLLLLASDASSYMTGAVLVVDGGHMVNTL
- a CDS encoding acetyl-CoA C-acyltransferase family protein, with translation MSQREVVVLGAARTPIGTYGGTLKDVPLTELATVAVKAALQRSGAAPDAIGHVVMGNVIPTEPRDAYLSRVAAIDSGIPETVPAFNVNRLCGSGLQAIVSAAQAIRLGDCDLAIGAGAESMTRGPYTVPNLRWGARMLDARLVDYMNGILHDPWKTVHMGVTAENVAERYGITREMQDELAAESQRRAAVAIVEGYFKEQIVPVDVKTKNGIVHFDTDEHVRSGVTVDALAAMKPIFRKEGGTVTAGNASGLNDGAGAVVLAEAGRAAALGLKPLARLVGYAHAGVDPLYMGIGPVPATRLVLERTGLKVDDLDVIESNEAFAAQACAVTRELGLDPRKVNPNGSGISLGHPVGATGAIITTKAIYELHRTGGRYALVTMCIGGGQGIAAIFERL
- a CDS encoding enoyl-CoA hydratase/isomerase family protein, giving the protein MTAKVLVERHGAVARIVLNMPEALNAIGPEMAREFSQVAAEVAEDPALRCVVVTGAGPHFMAGGDIRCFAEWLELPAAQRDAHLGALISDVSDAVSSLRTMAKPVIGAVRGAVAGFGFSLMCACDLVIASETTNCKLAYCQLAASPDGGGSHTLPRLVGVRKAMEIALLDERIDAARALELGLVSRVVADTALDDETMTLAQRLAGQATGAFGRTKRLFNASLDNDLPTQLEAERQAFVAGAASQDFAEAVAAFLGRRKPEFHGR
- a CDS encoding DUF2889 domain-containing protein, which translates into the protein MLWRNQMSDVPFEGIYRRQIDLDAPDAQTVVGWLEDESHHFGLTLVHDGTHIRELRMEAARYPWSTCAEAGRPLQALIGKPLLPRASQLGTLADVRLQCTHLFDLASLMVAHAHAGRSHRRYHGTVEPLATLRPDAPAGWLRATLCRDGAVVLQWDLHEDRIMAPARHAGRTIYHGFRDWTETLDAEEAEQALVLRRVAFVSNGRRIKIEHLGSAAELGQAPVCYSFQPAQREHAIPIPNSRRRYDTKPDEMLAERRFP
- a CDS encoding SDR family NAD(P)-dependent oxidoreductase, with protein sequence MQNNYTDFTDKVVLVTGASRGLGRAMALGFAECGANIVATSRSAESCAGAVAEIEHLGRRAVAIGCHVGKWDELPRLVEGALEAFGRIDVLVNNAGIAPVAESSAAVSEELFDKIMAVNLKGPFRLSALVAEHMRAAGGGSIINITSTAAIRPEPVYPVYAAAKGALNIVTRSQAMEFGPAVRVNAIMAGPFWTDISRSWRDDYDRNAPSAVKRIGRPEEIVSSALYLASPRSSYTTGAIIQLDGGTL
- a CDS encoding Zn-ribbon domain-containing OB-fold protein; this encodes MPHPVLAGPDLVRFEGDTPHLVGSRCDECGEVYFPAADSCTRCTATRMSPQDLGSRGTLWSWTIQGFMPKAPYNSGETPESFRPYGVGYVEMASGIKVESRLTIADESQLTIGMPLELTLIPYRTTDDGEIHTFAFRPATSA